The window CGGTTCAATCATTAAAAGTTTTGGAGTATAAAATGACCCCTGAATTTGTTGTGGAATTCGCCAAACAGGCCATCACCCTGACCATCCTTTTATCCATGCCCATGCTGGGTCTGGGACTGATTGCAGGCCTTACCATCTCTGTCTTCCAGGCCGTTACCCAGATCCAGGAGATGACGCTCACCTTTGTGCCCAAGATTCTCGCTGTTTTCCTCGGGCTTTTGTTTGCTGCGCCGTGGATGATGGAAAAATTAATATCCTTCACAACCAATATTATTATCAATATTCCCATGTATATCCGGTGATCCAGGGAACGGACGACCGTGGAACTTCTTGATCTCATTGATCCCATTCGCTTCAGAACCTTTATGCTGGTTCTGGCAAGGATCTCTGTGTTTTTATTTTTGTTCCCTATTTTTTCCTCCCCTGTGTTTTCCAACCGGCTGAAAATGGGACTGGCTCTGGTTTTAACACTGTTGTTCTATACGGTGGTACCTGTGGATCCGGCACGTTTCCCAAAGGATGTCCCCACCTTTGGCCTGATGCTTGGGGCTGAAATCATGGTGGGTCTTACTCTGGGGCTTTGCCTGCGAATCTTTTTTGCAGGGATACAGATGGCCGGCCAGGTTATCGGCTTTCAGGTCGGGTTCTCCATGATCAATGTCGTGGACCCCCAAAGCGGTGAAAACGTATCCATCATGGATCAGATCGGTTACTGGGTCTGCCTGGTCGTTTTCCTTTTGCTCAACGGACACCATATAGTTATCATGTCCATGATTGACAGCTTCGAACTGGTTCCTGTGGGTGGATTTGTTTTGCATCCTGCCCTGTTCCCAAAAATTTCGGAGGTTGCGGCCGGGTTATTTGTAAATGCCATCAAGATCAGCGCCCCGGTCATTGCCGTTTTAACCTTTGTCAATACAGGCTTTGGACTGATTGCAAAATTTTCACCCCAGACCAATGTCATGATTGTGTCCTTCCCGGTAAAGATCGCAGTGGGGCTGACCTTTTTCTCCATGACCCTGCCCATCATTGTCATCGT is drawn from uncultured Desulfobacter sp. and contains these coding sequences:
- the fliQ gene encoding flagellar biosynthesis protein FliQ, which translates into the protein MTPEFVVEFAKQAITLTILLSMPMLGLGLIAGLTISVFQAVTQIQEMTLTFVPKILAVFLGLLFAAPWMMEKLISFTTNIIINIPMYIR
- the fliR gene encoding flagellar biosynthetic protein FliR; the encoded protein is MELLDLIDPIRFRTFMLVLARISVFLFLFPIFSSPVFSNRLKMGLALVLTLLFYTVVPVDPARFPKDVPTFGLMLGAEIMVGLTLGLCLRIFFAGIQMAGQVIGFQVGFSMINVVDPQSGENVSIMDQIGYWVCLVVFLLLNGHHIVIMSMIDSFELVPVGGFVLHPALFPKISEVAAGLFVNAIKISAPVIAVLTFVNTGFGLIAKFSPQTNVMIVSFPVKIAVGLTFFSMTLPIIVIVTRDYIGPLRKLFLALLFYMGGG